Proteins from one Candidatus Bathyarchaeota archaeon genomic window:
- a CDS encoding phosphate uptake regulator PhoU — MEVRKAQLSSGTLFVSLPKAWVVRHGLGKGSPIFMEEREDGALVLYPFGKVKYTPKSAVVLVSPDMEKEITSKYWLGYDSIIIRSPTGKIGLAERERIKNLARRFIGLEIVEENASSIELHCFIEASSVPPKKILRREHLLTAAMLRDLKEASLGDEMLLKSIVARDDEVDKLYFLLVRVLRIAIQNPVLSSELKVSPLDCMDYRLVACFIESIADSVVSMADSLLRHVDSPKIYLERFRSLLTILSEIYEKAMEAFLAKDFKRAELARARREVFDSRLSSEDLGDIGFLSSELVKIADIAVDIADLVIP, encoded by the coding sequence GTGGAGGTTAGAAAGGCTCAGTTAAGCTCTGGTACTTTGTTTGTATCTCTCCCGAAGGCTTGGGTTGTACGCCATGGTTTAGGTAAGGGCTCGCCCATATTTATGGAGGAGAGAGAAGACGGGGCTCTGGTTCTCTACCCTTTCGGTAAGGTTAAGTATACCCCTAAAAGCGCCGTGGTACTGGTGTCTCCGGACATGGAGAAGGAGATCACTAGCAAGTATTGGCTTGGGTACGACTCGATAATCATACGTTCTCCGACTGGTAAAATCGGCTTGGCCGAGAGGGAACGGATTAAAAACTTGGCTAGACGATTCATAGGTTTAGAAATAGTGGAGGAGAACGCATCGTCGATAGAGTTACATTGTTTCATAGAGGCCTCATCGGTTCCGCCTAAGAAGATCCTGAGAAGAGAGCATCTGTTGACCGCCGCTATGCTTAGGGATTTGAAGGAAGCATCCCTAGGCGATGAAATGCTTCTTAAATCCATAGTCGCTAGAGACGATGAAGTCGACAAGCTCTACTTTCTTCTGGTCAGGGTCTTAAGGATAGCTATTCAAAACCCAGTGCTCAGTAGCGAGCTTAAGGTCTCTCCCCTAGACTGTATGGATTACCGTTTAGTAGCTTGCTTCATAGAATCGATAGCCGACTCTGTAGTCTCTATGGCTGACAGCCTTCTAAGACACGTTGATTCTCCGAAGATCTACCTTGAAAGATTCCGGTCGCTTTTGACGATACTTTCCGAAATTTACGAGAAGGCTATGGAGGCCTTCTTAGCTAAGGATTTCAAAAGAGCGGAGCTTGCTAGAGCGAGACGAGAGGTCTTCGATTCGAGGCTTTCCTCAGAAGACCTCGGGGATATCGGGTTTTTATCCTCTGAGCTTGTCAAGATAGCCGATATAGCCGTCGATATCGCTGACCTAGTCATTCCTTAA
- a CDS encoding translation initiation factor IF-2 subunit gamma, translating to MSRVFEKPPECNIGTAGHVDHGKTTLVEALTGVWTSRHSEELKRGITIKLGYADAGFYKCPVCPPPRCYSTEPTCPHCGAKTKLLRVVSFVDAPGHEILMATMLSGAAVMDGAILVIAANEPCPQPQTREHLAALEIIGVKNIVIVQNKIELVTPQEAVENYRQIKKFIEGTVAEDAPIIPISAQHRVNIDYLIEAIEKHIPTPKRDPSKPPLMYIVRSFDVNKPGTRPADLQGGVVGGSIVQGVLRVGDEVEIRPGIITTEHGRTTHRSLITKVISLRHGGRTVEEARCGGLVGVGTSLDPSLTKADRLAGNVLGKPGTLPETLQEITVDVFLFEKAVGTVEQVRVEKIKLREPLLLNALTSITLGVVTDVRESRVTVTLRRPVCVPKGHRIAISRRISGRWRLIGYGVVV from the coding sequence GTGTCAAGGGTTTTCGAGAAGCCTCCTGAGTGCAACATAGGCACCGCGGGGCATGTAGACCACGGCAAGACCACGCTTGTAGAGGCTCTTACAGGTGTGTGGACAAGCCGACATAGCGAAGAGCTTAAACGCGGTATCACGATCAAGCTGGGATACGCCGACGCAGGGTTTTACAAATGCCCAGTATGTCCGCCGCCCAGATGCTACTCGACCGAGCCGACATGCCCGCACTGTGGGGCTAAGACTAAGCTCCTAAGAGTCGTAAGCTTCGTAGACGCTCCAGGTCACGAAATACTCATGGCGACCATGCTATCCGGTGCGGCCGTCATGGACGGAGCGATCCTAGTCATAGCGGCTAACGAGCCTTGTCCTCAGCCTCAGACCAGGGAACATCTAGCGGCCTTGGAGATCATAGGTGTTAAAAATATAGTGATCGTGCAGAATAAGATCGAGCTAGTAACCCCTCAGGAAGCTGTGGAAAACTACCGTCAAATAAAGAAGTTTATCGAAGGGACAGTAGCGGAAGATGCACCGATCATACCTATATCGGCACAGCATAGGGTTAACATAGACTACCTCATAGAGGCTATAGAGAAGCACATACCCACGCCTAAGAGAGACCCCTCAAAGCCTCCGCTGATGTACATCGTAAGGTCGTTCGACGTAAACAAGCCGGGTACCAGACCGGCAGACCTACAAGGAGGAGTTGTAGGCGGCTCGATAGTTCAAGGTGTGTTAAGGGTCGGAGACGAGGTCGAGATAAGACCCGGCATCATAACTACCGAGCATGGTAGAACGACCCATAGGTCTCTGATAACCAAGGTCATATCCCTACGCCATGGAGGGAGAACGGTCGAAGAGGCACGATGCGGAGGCTTGGTAGGCGTCGGGACGAGTTTAGACCCTAGTCTAACTAAGGCAGATAGACTTGCCGGAAACGTGTTGGGTAAACCTGGAACTCTACCTGAGACCCTTCAAGAAATAACGGTCGACGTATTCCTGTTCGAGAAGGCTGTCGGAACCGTAGAGCAGGTTAGGGTAGAGAAGATCAAGCTTAGAGAGCCGCTTCTTCTTAACGCTTTAACCTCGATAACGCTTGGCGTCGTGACAGATGTAAGGGAAAGCCGTGTAACCGTGACGCTCAGAAGACCGGTATGCGTCCCCAAAGGCCATAGAATAGCGATAAGCCGTAGGATAAGCGGCAGGTGGAGGCTCATAGGATACGGTGTCGTAGTTTGA
- a CDS encoding sugar phosphate isomerase/epimerase produces the protein MKVGIFTVLYNDRPFEEVLKFVSTLGYEAVEIAAWRGSTHIDIDKILAGGASEYKKTVEKYGLTISALSNHLEGQLILGPLDESTDEWFKGSPEEKVRYGVERLKKTIEAASALDVPVVNAFTGCPDWAKWYIFPPANERIWENYWNLFKERWLPILDYAKDHGVKIAYETHPQEMNYNLETAKRLIEVSEGHPSAGFNYDPSHLLWQGMDPVQFIYELKDRIFHCHAKDSERVYHTVSASGVLATGPWNKAARGFRFRTVGWGEMPWKRIITALLEIGYDYVLSVEHEDPCMSRDSGVRQAVTYLKPLLEVEPPEVKPWW, from the coding sequence ATGAAGGTCGGGATATTTACAGTCCTGTATAACGACAGACCTTTCGAGGAGGTTCTCAAGTTCGTCTCAACGCTCGGTTACGAAGCCGTCGAGATAGCGGCGTGGAGAGGAAGTACCCATATAGATATAGATAAGATCCTCGCAGGTGGAGCGTCGGAGTACAAGAAAACTGTTGAAAAATATGGTTTGACCATCTCGGCTTTAAGCAACCATCTCGAGGGACAACTTATTCTAGGTCCGTTGGACGAGAGTACGGATGAATGGTTTAAGGGATCACCTGAGGAGAAGGTTCGCTACGGTGTCGAAAGGCTTAAGAAAACCATCGAAGCCGCCTCAGCCTTAGATGTCCCCGTCGTTAACGCTTTCACAGGATGCCCAGACTGGGCTAAATGGTACATATTCCCTCCGGCTAACGAGAGGATCTGGGAGAACTATTGGAACTTATTTAAAGAACGGTGGTTACCGATACTCGATTACGCGAAAGACCACGGTGTTAAGATAGCTTACGAGACGCATCCTCAAGAGATGAACTACAACCTTGAGACCGCTAAGAGGCTTATAGAGGTTTCTGAGGGGCACCCATCTGCAGGATTCAACTATGATCCAAGCCATCTCTTATGGCAGGGCATGGATCCAGTACAGTTCATATATGAGCTTAAGGATAGGATCTTCCACTGTCATGCTAAAGATTCCGAAAGGGTTTACCATACGGTTTCAGCGTCTGGTGTACTGGCGACCGGGCCTTGGAATAAGGCGGCTAGAGGGTTTAGGTTCAGAACTGTCGGCTGGGGAGAGATGCCTTGGAAGCGTATCATAACAGCTCTGCTTGAGATAGGGTATGACTATGTGTTATCGGTCGAGCATGAAGACCCATGTATGAGCAGAGACTCAGGTGTAAGACAGGCGGTGACGTATCTTAAACCTCTATTGGAAGTCGAACCCCCAGAGGTTAAGCCCTGGTGGTGA
- a CDS encoding Gfo/Idh/MocA family oxidoreductase, whose protein sequence is MVIFLNKVRVGVIGCGSHSTENLYPCLRYFADKIELVATCDIIAERAERNARLFGFRKWYTDYSRMIEREDLDAVFIVGHPALHYEAGLECLKSGIHVFVEKPPALNSDQAYKLMEASKSSGRFVMVAFMKRFSVGYRLAKTVIDKLWLGKVTHISTKFANGPYGSVWGIEPPAKAFLIGQAVHHFDLIRFLVGEVEEVYAKLHMLTETKFSYSILVTFRNGATGVMNLNSCQSWLKIDEYVEVTGDESFIFVDDMASQVKYYPRGLWIETEGFKAANQGYFWEINHLPSAEYQSRYLRGYYGEIEHFIDSVLEDKPPKPSIEDGFKSLKLAEAVWNSVYEGRAVKPY, encoded by the coding sequence ATGGTGATTTTCCTGAACAAGGTTAGAGTGGGGGTTATAGGTTGTGGCTCTCATTCGACGGAAAATCTGTATCCTTGTTTAAGATACTTTGCCGATAAAATCGAGCTTGTAGCAACCTGTGATATTATAGCCGAAAGAGCTGAGAGGAACGCTAGATTATTCGGTTTCCGTAAGTGGTATACCGATTACAGCCGGATGATAGAGAGGGAGGATCTAGATGCGGTTTTCATCGTCGGGCATCCTGCTTTGCATTATGAGGCTGGGCTTGAGTGTCTAAAATCAGGCATCCACGTATTTGTTGAAAAGCCTCCGGCGTTGAACTCGGACCAAGCGTACAAGCTTATGGAAGCGTCTAAGAGTTCTGGACGCTTCGTCATGGTAGCGTTTATGAAAAGATTTTCGGTCGGTTACAGGCTTGCTAAAACGGTCATAGATAAGCTGTGGCTAGGTAAGGTCACTCATATATCGACTAAATTTGCTAACGGCCCCTACGGCTCCGTCTGGGGCATAGAACCACCGGCTAAAGCCTTTCTGATCGGTCAGGCAGTTCATCACTTTGACCTCATAAGGTTTCTAGTCGGCGAGGTCGAGGAGGTCTATGCTAAACTCCATATGTTAACGGAAACGAAGTTCTCGTATTCGATACTCGTAACGTTTAGAAACGGCGCGACCGGGGTCATGAACCTAAACTCATGCCAGTCTTGGCTGAAGATAGATGAATACGTAGAGGTCACAGGAGACGAGTCGTTCATCTTCGTCGACGATATGGCGTCTCAGGTTAAATACTATCCGAGAGGACTATGGATCGAAACAGAAGGATTCAAGGCTGCAAACCAGGGCTACTTCTGGGAGATAAACCATCTACCGAGCGCAGAGTACCAGAGTAGATACCTCAGAGGATACTACGGCGAAATAGAGCACTTCATAGACTCCGTTTTAGAGGATAAGCCTCCGAAGCCCAGTATAGAGGATGGATTTAAATCCCTCAAACTAGCCGAAGCCGTCTGGAATAGCGTATACGAGGGCAGAGCTGTGAAACCATATTAA
- a CDS encoding ORC1-type DNA replication protein — MERNPLSSIFDRYIKGSSIFRNRECLRHDYVPEYLPHREEQITKLGLILAPTLRGYRCSNVFIYGKPGTGKTAVARYVLKHLSRKSVEVNNPLKVCFINCRTVGTDYRILTYLCDSVGVKVPFTGLSKGEVFERFKNGLKSLGAILIIVLDELDVLVRKYGDDLLYKLTRINEESEYGKLVIIGISNDLQFKEYLDPRVLSSLSEEELVFRPYTAEELYDILLDRAKLAFNPGAFDEAALRLCAALAASEHGDARRALDLLRVSAEIAEREGSAKIDENYVRIAQMKIEEDRVLEVLRTLPLHSKLVLASIFAIKRKGLSNRMMTGGIYEVYTELCSETGLEPLTQRRISGLIGELDALGIINAKVVSLGRHGRSKKIRLNIPMKTLRNFLAEDLRLNFILEYSPKCLRGG; from the coding sequence CTGGAGAGAAACCCTCTTTCAAGCATCTTCGACAGATACATTAAAGGGTCATCCATTTTCAGAAACAGGGAATGTCTCAGACACGATTATGTCCCTGAGTATCTTCCGCATAGGGAGGAGCAGATCACTAAGCTCGGGCTTATTTTAGCCCCAACCCTAAGGGGTTATAGATGCTCTAATGTATTCATCTATGGAAAACCCGGCACGGGTAAAACGGCTGTCGCAAGGTATGTCCTTAAACATCTGTCTAGGAAAAGCGTCGAAGTGAATAATCCGTTGAAAGTTTGCTTTATAAATTGTAGAACTGTGGGGACTGACTATAGAATTTTGACTTATTTATGCGATAGTGTTGGAGTTAAGGTTCCATTCACAGGATTGTCGAAAGGTGAAGTTTTTGAAAGGTTTAAAAATGGTTTGAAATCTCTGGGGGCTATACTTATAATAGTTCTAGACGAGCTCGATGTCCTAGTTAGAAAATACGGCGACGACCTCTTATACAAGCTCACAAGGATTAACGAGGAGTCTGAGTATGGTAAGCTTGTGATAATAGGGATATCTAACGACCTTCAGTTTAAGGAGTACCTAGACCCCAGGGTTTTAAGCTCCCTCAGCGAGGAGGAGCTTGTCTTCAGACCATACACAGCAGAGGAGCTTTACGATATCCTGTTAGATAGAGCTAAGTTGGCGTTTAACCCCGGCGCCTTCGACGAGGCGGCTTTAAGGTTATGCGCGGCTTTAGCTGCTTCTGAGCATGGAGATGCAAGAAGGGCCTTAGACCTGTTGAGGGTTTCAGCCGAGATAGCGGAAAGGGAGGGTTCAGCTAAGATAGATGAAAACTATGTGAGAATAGCACAGATGAAGATAGAGGAAGACCGTGTTCTAGAGGTTCTACGAACCCTCCCGCTGCATTCTAAACTTGTTTTAGCAAGTATATTCGCTATAAAGCGGAAGGGGCTGAGTAACCGGATGATGACTGGAGGAATCTATGAAGTCTACACAGAGTTATGCTCTGAGACGGGGTTGGAGCCTCTGACCCAGAGGAGGATAAGCGGGCTTATAGGTGAGCTAGATGCGTTGGGTATAATAAACGCTAAGGTCGTTAGTCTCGGGAGACATGGGCGGTCGAAGAAGATACGGCTGAATATTCCCATGAAGACTCTGAGGAATTTTCTAGCCGAAGACTTGAGGTTAAATTTCATCTTAGAGTATTCCCCTAAGTGTCTAAGAGGTGGTTGA
- a CDS encoding Gfo/Idh/MocA family oxidoreductase gives MSEEVGFVTMAKVEHRRREIPWIGVGLLGYAFMGKAHTHAWKSIPTYFWPPPAIPRLVAICGRKLEGVSEAARRYGYERYYTDWHRLVEDPEVEVFDNCGPNNVHAEPCIAAAEAGKHVICEKPLARNGREAKMMLDAVRKAGVKHMCAYNYRFAPAVRLARKLIEEGFVGRIYHFRARYLQEWIMDPNFPLVWRLRRDLAGSGPLGDLGSHIIDLARFLVGDIKAVSAVTRTFIKERPLPEDPSKKGLVTVEDAFAAAVEFENGAIGTLEATRFAGGRKNYNSFEINGEKASIEFNLERLNELRVYWREEPVKDIMGWHEVLVTESYHPFYKYYWPHGHIGGWEDTFKNELYHFLDCVVNDKPVAPYAATFEDGWKVNVICDAILESAETGKRVEIQF, from the coding sequence ATGAGCGAAGAGGTAGGCTTCGTTACGATGGCTAAAGTCGAGCATAGGAGACGGGAGATCCCCTGGATCGGCGTCGGGCTTCTCGGCTATGCTTTCATGGGTAAGGCACATACCCATGCCTGGAAGTCGATACCGACGTATTTCTGGCCTCCACCGGCGATACCTCGCTTAGTAGCGATCTGCGGTAGAAAACTGGAAGGCGTGTCCGAAGCCGCCAGACGATACGGTTATGAGAGATACTACACGGATTGGCATAGGCTCGTCGAGGATCCAGAGGTCGAGGTATTCGACAATTGCGGTCCTAACAACGTTCATGCCGAACCGTGCATAGCCGCAGCCGAAGCCGGTAAACACGTGATATGCGAGAAACCCTTAGCCAGAAACGGTAGAGAGGCTAAGATGATGTTGGACGCTGTGAGGAAAGCCGGTGTTAAACATATGTGTGCTTACAACTATCGGTTTGCGCCTGCGGTCAGGTTGGCTAGAAAGCTCATCGAGGAAGGCTTCGTCGGCCGGATATACCACTTTAGAGCGAGGTATCTTCAAGAGTGGATCATGGACCCTAACTTTCCTCTGGTCTGGCGTTTAAGGAGAGACCTAGCTGGCTCTGGTCCGTTAGGTGATTTAGGCTCGCACATAATCGACCTTGCTAGGTTTCTAGTCGGCGATATCAAGGCGGTGTCTGCGGTTACACGTACGTTTATAAAGGAAAGACCCCTGCCTGAAGACCCGTCTAAGAAGGGGCTTGTGACGGTTGAAGATGCCTTCGCAGCTGCGGTCGAATTTGAGAACGGTGCGATAGGGACGCTTGAGGCGACGAGGTTTGCAGGCGGGCGTAAAAACTACAACTCCTTCGAGATAAACGGTGAGAAAGCCTCGATAGAGTTCAACCTTGAACGTTTAAATGAGCTCAGGGTTTATTGGCGTGAGGAGCCTGTCAAGGACATCATGGGCTGGCATGAGGTTCTAGTAACCGAGAGCTATCATCCGTTCTATAAATACTATTGGCCGCATGGACATATAGGTGGGTGGGAGGATACTTTCAAGAACGAGCTCTATCACTTCTTAGACTGTGTCGTTAACGATAAACCCGTAGCACCTTATGCCGCTACCTTTGAAGACGGCTGGAAGGTAAACGTCATCTGCGACGCCATCCTCGAATCCGCCGAAACGGGTAAACGCGTCGAAATCCAATTCTGA
- a CDS encoding DUF4438 domain-containing protein, whose translation MLKTNEDRLVKVSVLGEVSSPVMRYPYRISAKGEPMVLPGVGGIRYNVRVGDPAVGWMADHVEPGVSIKVSDVNANMALNILSCIGNEAIVVSGDAKGSKGVVTGKHGGIEHVIVDFTPDVLDKLVIGDKVLVKAYGVGLKILNLPEVRVMNIDPKLLKLMDLKIVEGFLEVPVTHLVPASIMGSGLGAVQTYSGDYDIQLFDEETVKKYHLEDLRLGDLVAIMNAEHTYGRIYRSGAVSIGVVVHTDCVMAGHGPGVTTIMTSGSGKIKPRIDPEANIAKLLNLRDDI comes from the coding sequence ATGTTGAAGACTAACGAGGATCGGCTTGTTAAAGTCTCCGTTCTAGGAGAGGTTTCAAGCCCTGTCATGCGTTACCCCTACAGGATATCGGCTAAAGGCGAGCCTATGGTGTTACCGGGTGTAGGCGGTATAAGGTATAACGTGCGGGTGGGAGATCCCGCGGTCGGGTGGATGGCCGACCACGTCGAGCCTGGTGTGAGCATAAAGGTTTCCGACGTCAACGCTAACATGGCTTTAAATATCCTTTCGTGTATAGGCAACGAGGCCATAGTCGTCTCAGGGGATGCTAAGGGTAGTAAAGGAGTAGTTACAGGGAAGCACGGAGGGATCGAACACGTTATAGTGGACTTTACCCCAGATGTCTTAGATAAGCTAGTCATAGGCGATAAGGTTCTCGTTAAAGCCTACGGCGTCGGCTTAAAGATTTTAAATCTTCCCGAGGTTAGGGTTATGAATATAGACCCTAAGCTTCTAAAGCTTATGGATTTAAAGATAGTCGAAGGCTTTCTCGAAGTACCGGTTACGCATCTCGTTCCGGCTTCGATCATGGGTTCAGGCTTAGGTGCTGTGCAAACCTACAGCGGAGACTACGATATCCAACTGTTCGACGAGGAGACGGTTAAGAAATACCACTTAGAAGACCTCCGGCTCGGAGACCTGGTAGCTATAATGAACGCGGAGCACACTTACGGTCGCATCTACCGTAGCGGGGCGGTCTCGATAGGTGTGGTGGTTCACACCGACTGCGTGATGGCTGGACATGGACCCGGCGTGACGACTATAATGACCTCAGGTAGTGGAAAGATAAAGCCTAGGATAGACCCTGAAGCTAATATAGCAAAGCTTCTAAACCTGAGAGACGACATCTAA
- a CDS encoding DUF99 family protein — protein sequence MSLRVLAVEDGVFTMGGRLLDRAFLIGVLMHNYTVEKVFIDTVEVDGLDATEKVLSFINKSKPLDLVLLHGVPYAGFNLVDADRIHILTGYPVICVLDRKPDMANVLKALKFKFMDWLERFNILKRQGEPIEVMLDGNGKLVLSIHGLTLEDALKTLKAITFLGKTPEPLRVARLIAKGLPPPILVEGASL from the coding sequence TTGAGCTTAAGGGTCTTAGCTGTAGAAGACGGCGTTTTCACTATGGGCGGTCGTCTTTTAGACAGAGCTTTTCTGATAGGTGTATTAATGCATAACTATACTGTGGAGAAGGTTTTCATCGATACCGTAGAAGTCGACGGATTAGATGCCACAGAGAAGGTTCTAAGTTTCATAAATAAGTCGAAGCCACTTGACCTTGTACTGTTACATGGTGTTCCCTACGCTGGCTTTAATCTGGTAGACGCTGATAGGATACATATTTTAACCGGATACCCCGTTATCTGCGTGCTCGACCGTAAACCCGACATGGCAAACGTGTTGAAAGCCTTAAAGTTTAAGTTTATGGATTGGCTTGAACGGTTTAACATACTCAAAAGGCAGGGAGAGCCTATCGAGGTTATGCTAGATGGCAACGGTAAGCTCGTGCTGTCTATCCATGGCTTAACTCTTGAAGACGCTTTGAAGACGCTTAAGGCGATAACCTTCCTAGGAAAGACTCCTGAGCCGCTTAGGGTCGCCAGACTAATAGCTAAAGGATTACCTCCACCTATTCTAGTTGAAGGGGCTAGCTTATAG
- a CDS encoding neutral/alkaline non-lysosomal ceramidase N-terminal domain-containing protein, giving the protein MFKSISAGVARVNITPSVGFDNMGDYLRLKPAIGVGNELYAKTIVFDDGENRIALVTADIIGFPEDLVNDIRRRVEQLTGIEGKNILLSASHTHSGPAITSKDKPAREYLVELAKKIAGIVYMADQNKQEVLIGAGVGEAKVSINRWQRTPTGVRWGPNPDAPVDHSVGVLRVDKLNGEPLAILVNYACHPSIMGANNLLYSGDYASYVQSVIEKVYDEVTALFSNGAGGDVKIAVLTEDGSQFRYANLEDCRRFGTIIAAEAIKVAESIKTKPVKRVSARTKRVDLPLAPLPSPEDVEVELSRLEEEIAELEAQGKDAYEKRLHLEWAQRTLTALRSKTAPTSIPAEVQMLRIGEEIAFFAVPGELFVEVGLKIKEAMGLPGSFVVAYANGYIGYLPSKRAEEWGWCAHDDSYKTTTRPANFSGRIEDVLVAAAKELLSNS; this is encoded by the coding sequence TTGTTTAAGAGTATTAGTGCCGGGGTTGCACGCGTAAATATTACACCAAGCGTTGGATTTGACAATATGGGTGACTACTTACGGCTCAAACCTGCTATCGGCGTAGGTAATGAACTTTACGCTAAAACCATAGTCTTCGACGATGGTGAAAACAGGATCGCCCTTGTGACGGCGGACATTATAGGCTTCCCAGAAGACCTAGTGAACGATATACGGAGACGTGTCGAACAACTTACAGGAATCGAGGGAAAGAACATTCTCCTCAGCGCCTCTCACACTCATTCCGGTCCCGCGATCACATCCAAGGACAAACCTGCACGGGAATATCTCGTTGAATTGGCGAAGAAGATAGCCGGGATAGTCTATATGGCAGATCAGAACAAGCAGGAAGTGCTCATCGGCGCAGGTGTCGGCGAAGCCAAAGTTTCCATAAACCGGTGGCAGAGGACTCCTACAGGCGTAAGATGGGGTCCTAACCCTGACGCTCCGGTGGACCACTCCGTAGGTGTGCTCCGTGTGGATAAGCTCAACGGTGAACCACTCGCCATACTCGTTAACTATGCTTGCCACCCATCCATTATGGGTGCAAACAACCTTCTCTACTCAGGCGACTACGCCAGTTACGTCCAGAGTGTGATTGAAAAGGTTTACGATGAGGTGACCGCGCTCTTCAGCAACGGGGCTGGAGGAGACGTGAAGATAGCTGTGCTCACCGAAGACGGCTCCCAGTTCCGCTATGCCAACCTAGAAGATTGCCGCCGCTTCGGAACGATAATCGCTGCCGAAGCCATCAAGGTTGCAGAGAGCATTAAAACTAAGCCTGTTAAACGGGTGAGCGCACGGACCAAGCGTGTAGACCTTCCACTCGCCCCTCTTCCCAGCCCAGAAGACGTAGAGGTCGAGCTATCAAGGCTCGAGGAGGAAATAGCTGAACTTGAGGCTCAGGGTAAAGATGCATACGAGAAGAGGCTACACCTTGAGTGGGCGCAGAGGACGTTGACCGCCCTGAGAAGCAAGACAGCACCCACGTCGATTCCAGCGGAAGTGCAAATGTTGCGGATAGGGGAGGAGATAGCCTTCTTCGCCGTGCCTGGAGAGTTATTCGTGGAGGTGGGGTTGAAGATCAAAGAAGCGATGGGGCTACCAGGTTCCTTCGTAGTAGCGTATGCAAACGGATATATCGGATATCTCCCGTCGAAACGGGCTGA
- a CDS encoding CBS domain-containing protein, whose translation MSHVIPDGSVIRRLRKAVGLTQKELARRAGLSQSLISRIERGNIDPRLSTVRKIMKVIEGLTIKGKVTAEQIMHKPVITVKASQPVKVAVELMEKYDISQLPVVDEEGVPIGALHESTLINYLIREKNFRRFSEKRIQSIMEDPFPQVAPKTSIQELLYIFSQGVPAVLVMDKGKISGIIAKIDLITSILKNQI comes from the coding sequence ATGTCTCATGTAATACCTGATGGGAGCGTCATTAGACGGCTTAGGAAAGCTGTAGGGCTTACCCAAAAGGAGCTGGCTAGAAGAGCCGGTCTGAGTCAATCTTTGATCTCTAGAATCGAGAGGGGTAATATAGACCCTAGGCTATCGACCGTGAGAAAGATTATGAAGGTCATCGAGGGGTTGACCATAAAGGGTAAAGTGACGGCTGAGCAGATTATGCATAAACCTGTCATAACGGTGAAGGCAAGTCAGCCTGTTAAGGTGGCTGTGGAGCTCATGGAGAAGTATGATATCTCACAGCTTCCAGTAGTGGATGAGGAAGGGGTGCCTATAGGGGCTCTTCACGAGTCAACCCTGATAAACTATCTTATTAGGGAGAAGAACTTCCGTAGGTTTTCAGAGAAACGTATCCAAAGTATAATGGAAGACCCCTTTCCTCAGGTAGCGCCTAAAACGAGTATTCAAGAGCTACTATACATATTCTCTCAAGGTGTACCAGCGGTTCTCGTAATGGATAAAGGAAAGATCTCCGGAATCATAGCTAAGATCGACCTTATAACGTCGATATTGAAAAACCAGATATAA